A single Ketogulonicigenium vulgare WSH-001 DNA region contains:
- a CDS encoding IclR family transcriptional regulator, which translates to MMDEFELFPEEDPETGGGKRSPMIQSVSFAARFLKVMAEAGSSLPLSELARQAGTGRSTAHRYLQSLVKEGLARQDRATGHYDLGPMALTIGIAALKRTDAIEVAAQHTRDLALQHGLSAGVAIWTDRGPVLVRWYRNVYFAINPLVLGDILPLDNTACGLVFQAFLPPAAVQAARANQPETFRGTPPDAPTLETIRQTGWAEKTSHLLPNVTGQAAPVFDVQGELVCVMTTVTDLGRLAHPEDRMALLAEAKRVNAALGAAIP; encoded by the coding sequence ATGATGGACGAGTTCGAGCTATTCCCCGAGGAAGACCCCGAAACCGGGGGCGGCAAACGCTCGCCCATGATCCAATCGGTGTCCTTTGCGGCGCGGTTTCTGAAGGTCATGGCCGAGGCGGGCAGCAGCCTGCCCCTCAGCGAATTGGCCCGTCAGGCGGGGACCGGCCGCTCGACCGCGCATCGCTATTTGCAAAGTCTGGTGAAAGAGGGTCTGGCGCGTCAGGATCGCGCCACCGGCCATTACGATCTGGGGCCGATGGCGCTGACCATCGGCATTGCCGCGCTGAAACGCACCGATGCGATCGAGGTGGCCGCCCAGCATACCCGCGATCTGGCGCTGCAACATGGCCTCAGTGCAGGTGTTGCGATCTGGACGGATCGCGGGCCGGTGCTGGTGCGCTGGTATCGTAATGTCTATTTCGCCATCAACCCGCTGGTGCTGGGCGATATCCTGCCCCTTGATAACACCGCCTGCGGTCTGGTGTTCCAAGCGTTCCTGCCCCCCGCCGCCGTACAGGCCGCCCGCGCCAATCAGCCCGAGACCTTTCGCGGCACCCCGCCCGATGCGCCGACGCTAGAGACGATCCGCCAGACCGGCTGGGCGGAAAAGACCAGTCATCTGCTGCCCAATGTCACCGGCCAAGCCGCGCCGGTCTTTGACGTGCAGGGCGAGCTGGTCTGCGTCATGACCACCGTCACCGACCTTGGTCGTCTTGCCCATCCCGAGGATCGCATGGCCCTGCTGGCCGAGGCAAAGCGGGTGAACGCCGCCCTCGGCGCCGCTATCCCCTAG
- a CDS encoding TonB-dependent receptor, whose translation MALGTRARLTLGVSTLSFALAAALPLAAQQTSTNLGNIYISLTGDRGLRNQQDTANSVEVKTAEDLAREHAGADSLSTAISGTANLVYPDNVSAPVIRGLDTQGPNTGAGAFFSGTVPRVAVSVDGHYLGFNELYYGASSIWDSQSLEVYRGPQTTSQGANAIAGAIVVNTNDPTFTPEGAYRAEVGSNNSRRVSLAYSSAITDNLAGRISVDYTSRDTFINYTNPSFTTGDADHSFQNLNLRGKLLWLPSDMDGLSVKLTFSHSDTNRPTQEMATAPYSDLNNAYATTVPGWDQQQDALVLDIEQDFGNGMVLTNQTQASYGTVERRVGTGNGDADITTRDFSNETRLTFGQPDDAFTGLAGLFVRRVEADEALRLTAGNSSFDDTKINIGVFGEATWNFAERWSLNAGLRLQSDQIERLGTSYAATLPATYDQTFTELLPKLALTYEVTPDFNIGGMISRGYNPGGLTLNLSSKAWQEFEAETIWNYELFSRATLLEERLFLTTNIFYMDYEDQQYNIAVEVSPGVTQSYTINAEQAHSYGLEVGLDFAASDTLKLRASAGLLRTGIDEVTANSSYEGNEFAKSPSYTLALGADWQATEALSIAGSIRAFGGYYSDIANTEAYVVDDYALADLQAAYRFDNGLEIYGYVNNVFDERVPTAMQYNRTGGGIEASITTPRTVGLGVRGTF comes from the coding sequence ATGGCCCTTGGCACACGCGCCCGCCTGACCCTTGGTGTCAGCACCCTGTCCTTTGCCCTTGCCGCGGCGCTGCCGCTGGCCGCACAACAGACGTCCACCAATCTTGGCAATATCTACATTTCGCTGACGGGCGACCGGGGCTTGCGCAACCAGCAGGACACCGCAAATTCGGTCGAGGTGAAAACCGCCGAGGATCTTGCGCGCGAACATGCCGGTGCGGATTCGCTGTCGACCGCCATTTCGGGCACGGCGAACCTTGTCTATCCCGACAATGTCAGCGCGCCGGTTATTCGCGGTCTGGATACCCAAGGGCCGAACACCGGGGCGGGCGCGTTCTTTTCGGGCACCGTGCCGCGCGTCGCGGTCAGCGTCGACGGCCATTATCTGGGCTTTAACGAGCTGTATTACGGTGCAAGCTCGATCTGGGACAGCCAGTCGCTGGAGGTCTATCGCGGCCCCCAAACCACCAGCCAAGGCGCCAACGCCATTGCGGGCGCCATCGTGGTGAATACCAATGACCCGACCTTTACGCCCGAGGGTGCCTATCGCGCCGAGGTCGGGTCGAACAATAGCCGCCGTGTGTCGCTGGCCTATTCCTCGGCGATCACCGACAATCTGGCAGGGCGGATCTCGGTCGATTATACTAGCCGCGATACGTTCATCAATTATACGAACCCTTCGTTTACCACCGGCGATGCAGATCACTCGTTCCAGAACCTGAACCTGCGCGGCAAGCTGCTGTGGCTGCCCAGCGATATGGACGGTCTGTCCGTCAAGCTGACCTTTAGCCATAGCGACACCAACCGCCCGACGCAGGAAATGGCCACTGCGCCCTATAGCGATCTGAACAACGCCTATGCGACCACCGTTCCCGGTTGGGATCAGCAGCAGGACGCTCTGGTGCTGGATATCGAGCAGGACTTTGGCAATGGTATGGTGCTGACCAACCAGACCCAAGCCTCCTATGGCACGGTCGAGCGGCGCGTGGGTACGGGGAACGGTGATGCCGATATCACCACGCGCGACTTCTCGAACGAGACGCGTCTGACCTTTGGCCAGCCAGATGATGCCTTTACCGGCCTTGCCGGCCTGTTCGTGCGCCGTGTCGAGGCGGACGAGGCCCTACGCCTGACCGCCGGCAATTCGAGTTTTGACGATACCAAGATCAATATCGGCGTCTTTGGCGAGGCGACCTGGAACTTTGCCGAGCGCTGGAGCCTGAACGCCGGTCTGCGCCTGCAAAGCGACCAGATCGAGCGTCTTGGCACATCTTATGCGGCGACGCTGCCTGCGACCTATGACCAGACCTTTACCGAACTGCTGCCGAAACTGGCGCTGACCTATGAGGTGACGCCCGATTTCAACATCGGCGGTATGATCAGCCGCGGCTATAACCCCGGCGGTCTGACGCTGAATCTGTCATCGAAGGCGTGGCAGGAGTTCGAGGCGGAAACGATCTGGAACTACGAGCTGTTCTCGCGCGCGACGCTGCTGGAGGAGCGCCTGTTCCTGACCACGAACATCTTCTACATGGATTACGAGGATCAGCAGTATAACATCGCGGTCGAGGTCTCGCCCGGTGTGACGCAAAGCTATACGATCAACGCCGAACAGGCGCATTCCTACGGTCTGGAGGTCGGGCTTGATTTCGCGGCCAGCGATACGCTGAAGCTGCGCGCCTCGGCGGGATTGTTGCGCACTGGGATTGATGAGGTCACCGCCAATAGCAGCTATGAGGGCAATGAATTTGCAAAATCGCCCAGCTATACGCTGGCGCTGGGCGCCGATTGGCAGGCGACCGAGGCGCTGAGCATCGCAGGCTCGATCCGTGCCTTTGGCGGCTATTATTCCGATATCGCCAATACCGAAGCCTATGTCGTCGATGATTACGCGCTGGCCGATCTGCAAGCCGCCTATCGCTTTGACAATGGGCTGGAAATCTATGGCTATGTGAACAACGTCTTCGACGAGCGCGTGCCGACCGCGATGCAATACAACCGCACCGGCGGCGGGATCGAGGCCTCGATCACCACGCCGCGTACCGTGGGCCTGGGTGTCCGCGGCACGTTTTAA
- a CDS encoding NtaA/DmoA family FMN-dependent monooxygenase (This protein belongs to a clade of FMN-dependent monooxygenases, within a broader family of flavin-dependent oxidoreductases, the luciferase-like monooxygenase (LMM) family, some of whose members use coenzyme F420 rather than FMN.): MATRRKLCIGMSLAPTWLSGEGWRADDSNIDGLFSSDFALDIARMAEAVHLDFVFRPDTLYLPMERLEQSFGFTSLDSTMLMAAIARETSHIGLVTTVSTTLQQPYLVARQLMSLHWLSKGRAGWNIVTAMQGQENFGMESLPKSEDRYAEAAEFTDVVHRLWASFPADAVLADRASGRYADTSKIHPINHVGRSYRIKGPLNLPAYPGPRVPLIQAGASGAGRDFAAATADIVFAMTPDFDAAKELRDDLSARAVAHGRAPEDIRVLPGIGLYLGETRVEAEALFSATHARIPRERRLDKVLDALGLDLRNWPDARQVTAADLPPAKPRTAMLEARLRRLITAEAPTVAQLLNRHELVAAPHWTIVGTVEDAVAEIAEWHGAGVIDGMILAPCGSTRSMHIALQQLVPALARAGLFRSAYTGTHFADHLGIA, encoded by the coding sequence ATGGCCACCCGACGGAAACTTTGTATCGGCATGTCGCTGGCGCCCACCTGGCTCAGCGGCGAGGGTTGGCGCGCCGATGACAGCAATATCGACGGGCTGTTCTCGTCCGATTTCGCGCTGGATATCGCCCGTATGGCCGAGGCGGTGCATCTGGATTTCGTCTTCCGCCCCGATACGCTGTATTTGCCGATGGAGCGGCTGGAGCAAAGCTTTGGCTTTACCTCTCTGGACAGCACCATGCTGATGGCCGCTATCGCGCGTGAGACCTCGCATATCGGGCTCGTGACGACCGTATCCACCACGCTGCAACAGCCCTATCTGGTGGCGCGGCAATTGATGTCGCTGCATTGGTTGTCCAAGGGCCGCGCGGGGTGGAACATTGTCACCGCCATGCAGGGGCAAGAGAATTTCGGCATGGAGAGCCTGCCGAAATCCGAGGATCGCTATGCCGAGGCCGCCGAATTCACCGATGTTGTCCACCGGCTGTGGGCCAGCTTTCCGGCGGATGCGGTGTTGGCCGATCGCGCCAGCGGGCGCTATGCCGATACCAGCAAAATCCATCCCATCAACCATGTCGGGCGCAGCTATCGCATCAAGGGGCCTCTGAACTTGCCGGCCTATCCCGGCCCGCGTGTGCCGCTGATACAGGCGGGGGCCTCGGGCGCTGGGCGTGATTTCGCGGCGGCCACCGCCGATATCGTCTTCGCCATGACCCCTGATTTCGACGCCGCCAAAGAGCTGCGGGACGATCTATCCGCCCGCGCCGTCGCCCATGGCCGCGCGCCCGAGGATATCCGCGTGCTGCCCGGGATCGGCCTTTATCTGGGCGAGACCCGCGTCGAGGCCGAGGCGTTGTTTTCCGCAACTCACGCCCGTATCCCGCGCGAGAGGCGTCTGGACAAGGTGCTGGACGCGCTGGGCCTTGATCTGCGGAACTGGCCGGATGCGCGGCAGGTCACCGCCGCCGATCTGCCGCCCGCCAAGCCCCGCACCGCGATGCTAGAGGCGCGTCTGCGCCGTCTGATCACGGCTGAGGCGCCCACCGTCGCGCAATTGCTGAACCGGCACGAGCTGGTCGCCGCGCCGCATTGGACGATTGTCGGCACAGTAGAGGATGCCGTGGCCGAGATTGCCGAGTGGCACGGGGCAGGGGTGATCGACGGCATGATCCTTGCGCCCTGCGGCTCGACCCGATCAATGCATATCGCGCTGCAGCAATTGGTGCCCGCGCTGGCGCGTGCCGGGCTGTTCCGCAGCGCGTATACAGGCACGCATTTCGCCGATCATCTGGGGATTGCCTGA
- a CDS encoding sigma-70 family RNA polymerase sigma factor encodes MHSIINTSAPKINLRIQSHHQDLYDIDSHHQKTLRQIVSLGPDMRKFAIYLCRNSNDADDLVQETALKAISKSDQYQPNTNLRAWLYTIMRNNFYTSCYKRAREKPGDLDCASDIPVEDCDTAYWHLRMTEVSSAMRLISPHLSQAIKLVAMDGYSYQRASEIIGCNIGTLKSRVNRGRAALRNRLGEDQMVTA; translated from the coding sequence ATGCACAGCATTATCAATACTTCTGCACCAAAAATTAATCTGCGAATTCAGTCACATCATCAGGATCTATACGATATCGATAGCCACCACCAAAAGACCTTGCGACAGATTGTGTCTCTGGGCCCGGATATGAGAAAATTCGCCATCTATCTTTGCCGAAATTCCAATGATGCAGACGACTTGGTTCAAGAAACCGCGCTAAAAGCGATCAGCAAATCGGATCAATATCAGCCGAACACCAATCTGCGTGCATGGTTATACACGATTATGCGCAATAATTTCTATACGAGTTGCTACAAACGGGCGCGTGAAAAGCCGGGCGATCTGGATTGCGCCTCAGATATTCCTGTCGAGGATTGCGATACAGCATATTGGCATCTGCGTATGACCGAGGTTTCCAGCGCGATGAGATTAATCTCGCCGCATTTAAGCCAAGCAATCAAACTCGTCGCGATGGACGGCTACAGCTATCAACGCGCGTCAGAAATTATTGGTTGCAACATCGGCACGCTGAAAAGCCGCGTGAACCGTGGCCGGGCGGCGCTCAGAAATCGTTTGGGTGAAGATCAGATGGTGACAGCGTAA
- a CDS encoding CatB-related O-acetyltransferase, protein MSSVEYSATIERVLEDYRIFDARSGLVKEHTTRRRRLKAGNRLHFNPSTTIEEYVTIAAGHNLYEVGAFSSIVSVLPVHARVGRYCSIATGLSFLGFNHPFKAVSQSSAVFNFDREFIASYLSDARVRGTITNDPREIAAPQPERKLIIGHDVWIGENCTFSSSLQIGNGAIVASNSHVVKDVPPYAIVGGNPAKIIRYRFPDEIIARLEASRWWDYELAAMLDRGIDFSNPQNFLDVFESQNDLPRAQYRRLRLSSFLIAPETNAIISHHGGIVRLSDQGDISHDTNYTDSAAIATIDRLRDAGYTITAMQDGRITVEKHGKKLSAQPNGGFAQVYHIADWELFTMVGHPSE, encoded by the coding sequence ATGTCGTCGGTCGAATATTCAGCAACCATAGAGCGCGTGCTGGAAGATTATAGAATATTTGATGCAAGATCCGGATTGGTGAAAGAGCACACCACAAGACGTCGCAGATTAAAAGCGGGCAATCGTTTACATTTCAACCCCTCCACCACTATTGAGGAATACGTGACAATCGCAGCGGGTCATAACCTGTATGAGGTGGGCGCGTTTTCATCCATAGTGTCTGTTTTGCCAGTGCATGCGCGTGTCGGTCGCTATTGCAGCATTGCCACAGGCTTGTCGTTTCTGGGCTTTAATCACCCATTCAAAGCCGTCAGCCAAAGTTCGGCTGTTTTCAATTTTGATCGCGAATTTATTGCCTCCTATCTTTCTGATGCGCGGGTACGGGGCACTATTACGAATGATCCCCGCGAAATTGCCGCCCCGCAGCCCGAACGCAAACTGATCATTGGCCATGATGTCTGGATTGGCGAGAATTGTACCTTTTCCAGCAGTTTGCAGATCGGGAATGGTGCCATTGTCGCCTCGAACTCCCATGTGGTAAAGGATGTGCCGCCCTATGCAATCGTGGGGGGCAATCCGGCAAAGATTATACGATATCGCTTTCCAGATGAAATCATCGCAAGGCTTGAGGCGTCTCGCTGGTGGGATTACGAGTTGGCGGCAATGCTCGATCGCGGCATAGATTTCTCGAACCCTCAGAATTTTCTCGACGTCTTTGAATCACAAAATGATCTACCCAGGGCCCAATATAGACGGCTGCGCCTATCGAGCTTTCTTATCGCACCCGAAACAAATGCAATCATCTCGCATCACGGCGGTATCGTCAGATTGTCGGATCAGGGTGATATCAGCCATGATACCAACTATACAGACAGTGCAGCGATAGCGACTATCGATCGATTGCGCGATGCAGGATATACGATCACTGCAATGCAAGATGGCCGCATCACGGTAGAAAAGCACGGCAAAAAGCTGTCAGCGCAGCCAAATGGCGGTTTCGCCCAAGTCTATCACATCGCGGATTGGGAACTATTCACTATGGTCGGACATCCATCTGAATAG